The Manduca sexta isolate Smith_Timp_Sample1 chromosome 15, JHU_Msex_v1.0, whole genome shotgun sequence genome includes the window CATATCACTAATAATGAGCCAGTGCCTGAAAAGAAATTCATTCTCAATAGGTGAAAacttgatttataatataacaggTGATAGGCCAACTGAAATAAGTGTAATTTTGCAGTACTTAGTTTAATAGGTTTGAAATCAGTGTCTTGTCTTTTGAAATTCTTGGTGtcaagtatatatttaattatatagtctCAACTcaacatcaaaaataaaaacacaaattgatttatctttcaccCATTGTTaagattagaaaaaatatagtctggtttctaattatttttcttcaataatataTCGAGAATGTAATGAAACACATACTGAATCGGTATCAACAGTCTTATATGTGTATCAAATATGACCAAATATTTAGTGGACAAAATCAGATAACTATAAGTATTATAGTAGTTTATTCTTACCTACAGTAACAGCAACGGTACCCAaagtatttctatatttattttctcctAGATTTATCCGACGAAACCACGGAGTATCATCTGTTATTTTCGATTTGTCGACCGGTGCGTCTCTTAATGATGAAAACGCAAATATACCCAAATACGTCCAAAAAACATACTGGACGATGGCGAATATATTCATATACGTATAGAACTTCGGAttctcatatttaaataaaataacatctttCACTACGTTCGTATTCACGTCGTGAATTGTTCTTGTAGACACGGAACTataatttgatgtttttatgttgtttacaCATTGTTTACATTTGGAGGGAAATCGAAAAGTTGCGGCTCTTTTTATTACTGTCGACGCATACGCAAAAAGCGACATTTCAATATCTTTTCTTTAAAActacgttatttatttactacataaGCGCAcataacctaaaatattttaagtgacACTGACAGTTTTGAACTACCATGAACAAatacatttactttaaatattgacaaaagATACTAAAGAAATTAAGAGCATTCCgcatacttttatataatactaataatatttttttgatcagTTGTTAAGTATCTACATGAtattaaactgaaatatttagaaattgatttaattttttaattaattaccaaaTAGCTGTTTTAGTTAATaactttatacatttattacaaaatatattaatattgttgattGATATTCAACATTATcttatccattttattttatattcattaatattaaaaatgaatgcaataaaaaaaaattaaattacgatGCAATGTGCAGTACAGCATAATGTTGTATAACCGTTGCACggtgaataaaaagtaaaaaaaacaagctTGTCTATGACAAATCTGGCGTCTCCGTTGTTTCGTTGAGATCgtgtaattgtaatttacaaggtgtaaaaatgttgttttgtaAAAGCCATTACAACTAATGCATGCTTAGTATTGTTTCAAAGATATATTGTGCGTTGCGTTGATCGCAATCGTTCTATAAGCACAACCATCAAGATGGCTGATATAAAGGTATGTGTgccatatattatgttttggcGGCAGTTTTATTGGTAACGGTCGAAATTACATTCATTTCTGCTTAATAAGTAATTTCGTTACGAATACTAttgcttttttgtttaaattgaattcGCCGTTTTGTTCTATCATTCAGATGACGTCTAGAAACCGTTAAATAGCTTTTaagaaaattagtaaaatatggTTTGCATTTTGCTATACAGAAAGGAGATAATGATCATAGTCTTTTATAACCCTTGGCGTTATCTAAAATAAGTATATCCGTTAATACAAGCggtttttgaaaataatgtctAGGTACCCTCATTTGGTCATACATACAGCACCTAAAATATGAAACCTTTACAAGTATTTCTACATTGAAGTTTAATAAGATGGAATTTTAAAAgtacgtattataaaaaacacTCGAAAGGCAGCTATTTACACTATACACATTGGTAAACAGGTGTTCAAACTGCAATTAGTTACTGTCTGCATGTATATTTccaagacatttttttttcttttttaataatagttttaaatgtaGGCAGACAGTTTTTGTTAATGTACTTACTCCAGTAGTGTAGATAATTaagcaaatgtaaataaatcaaaaaaggTATTTAACCTTACCATTTTTCATTGCAAAATCCAGTGTAACAATTAAATGTCTTTATAACCCACACATCATATTACACATTATTCTTGTTTATGGAAGTTGTAtagttattaaaaagttataattaataatttatatgcgTTAACAGAATTAttgattcaaattaaaaatgctGTTATAAAGCATTATGTATTATCTGTAAAGAAACCAAAATGACAAATacttaaaacttttttacaataGTAAAAGTTTACTAGAAAATTAAAGAGTATCTCTTTTACATAGCACAACATTAAACTaatcaacatttaatttaattgggtAACTAGACATTAATACCTAGATCCTGCATTTTAGAAATTTAtcatactttttgttttgtactacattattattcattgttagttatttgtttttctcctaaactgaattaattaattataagtatttgttGTCTGCAGTAGTTTCATTGACACAAGACTTCGTAAGCACTTTCGTAAGAAACGGTCGACTACCCAGGAATCATCATATGTCATCCATGGTTTACATTTAGTCAAATACCTAAaccaataaagtataattagtaATCAAAGACTCAGATTCTTGTGTAATTtccattaatatattaaattgcaatattaaaaatgttttatttccattGATAATTCATGAAAATTGTTTGGAAATTTCCATTCATACATTTCTCAATCAAGATTATGCACTTATTGATTTTTGATGGAGTGACAATTTGTCAATTTATTAAATGGTATGAGTATGTATGAGAGTGCATTCACTATGAAGTTATACAGtcacaaatagtttattttcatataattaatttgtacttatttatgaaattatattttgtatttgtttaataaaattgtttttgttctgGATCAATCTGTCCCTCCgtttagtgtaaaaaaataatggtcACAATATAAAGCATCTAACCacattgtatatatatttttaaaaaatttacttacatgCATTTACCGCTATTGCAATATTTAACATATGAAAAACTGCTTTATTCTTAACTCTTTAATGCTGTTTCAACAGAAGAGCTTCTTTTTCATCCATTAATTGCTGGTACAatttacatatagaataattcataaaattataattaaacataggAAATTGAACTATTTGATATAGCATATAATTTTCTTATGTATCTTAATAAACAAGTATCATACAGAACTTTGTCATAAAAGTTCAAATCGATTcaacaaatgatttaattatctCTGCttctggatataaaatattatatttataataataatacattatacttCTTATTTCAGTCAATGTTTAACAAAATGAATAGTGCCACGACAAACGGCACGGCGGACGGTGCACCGCACGCCAAAGGGCAGAAAGGCTCTATAGAGAAGATATATCAGAAGAAGTCCCAGTTAGAGCACATCCTCCTGCGTCCGGACACATACATCGGTTCCGTTGAGCGGGCCACTGAGACTATGTGGGTGTATGACAAGGCTAAGGAGTGTATGGTGCAACGGGAATTGACTTTTGTGCCAGGTATGTATAGGTGAAACTCTGCCAACATGTATAGCTGTCAAATATGTTTGTGTATTAAATCATTGCTTTGACAAAAAATGTGTATATCACATTGTTCTGCTCATATGTACATATTGTGGTAAGACTgtcattagaaatatttttatgtagtatTAAATCTTGAACCTTGAGAATTTATGATCATGATCTTGTTTTCAGGTTTATACAAGatatatgacgaaattttagtAAACGCGGCTGACAATAAACAGAGAGACCCCAAAATGGACGTAATTAAAATTGACATAAATCAAGAACAAAACACAATATCTGTGTATAACAATGGATGCGGAATCCCAGTGGTAATGCACAAAGAAGAGAAAATGTTTGTCCCAACTATGATCTTTGGGCATCTGCTTACATCATCCAACTACAATGATGAAGAAGAGAAAGTGACAGGAGGTAGGAATGGATATGGTGCTAAGCTTTGCAACATTTTCTCAACAAAATTTACAGTGGAGACTGCATCAAAGCAgtataagaaacattttaagcAGACATGGGGCTCCAACATGACGAAAGCTTCCGACCCTAAGGTCAAGGAGGCCGGCAAAGATGATGATTTTACTAAAGTGACATTCAGCCCAGACTTAGCTAAGTTTAAGATGGAGAAACTCGAAGACGACATCGTTGCTCTGATGTCGCGACGAGCGTACGACGTCGCCGCGTCCTCTCACGGCGTCAAAGTTTACCTGAACGGTGaaagacttaaaataaataagtttaaagacTATGTAGATCTATACATAAAAGGCAAGGAGGACGAAAACGGACAGCCGTTGAAAGTTGTTTACGAGAAAGTAAACGACCGCTGGGAGGTCGCACTCACTCTCTCTGACAGGGGATTCCAACAAGTATCATTCGTTAACTCAATCGCGACCACTAAAGGTGGTAAACACGTCGACACTGTCTGTGACGGTGTTGTTAAGAATGTCCTCGAAGTgttaaagaagaaaaataaaggAGGTGTTAACATTAAACCTTTCCAAGTGAAAAATCACATGTGGTTGTTCATCAACTGCTTGATCGTAAACCCAACCTTTGACTCGCAGACTAAAGAAAACATGACACTCCAAGCAAAGAGCTTTGGTTCGAAATGCAATTTCTCTGAGAAATTTATAACGGCCGTCACTAAATCGGGCCTTGTCGAGTCTGTATTAACTTGGGCTAAATTTAAAGCACAAACTGAGCTGGTGAAGGCGTCAGGTAAGAAACAGAGTAAGTTGAAAGGTATACCGAAGTTGGAAGATGCGAACGACGCGGGAACAAAGAACGCGCATCTCTGTACGTTAATTCTCACTGAGGGAGACTCGGCTAAAACATTGGCTGTGTCAGGCCTTAGTGTAGTAGGGAGGGACCACTACGGCGTTTTCCCGCTGAAGGGTAAGCCTTTGAACGTGCGAGACGCATCACACAAGCAAGTGTTGGAAAATGTGGAAATCAACAATCTGATCAAAATTCTCGGTCTGCAGTACAAAAAGAAGTACAATTCCGTGGACGATTTAAAAACACTGCGATACGGTAAAGTGATGATAATGGCTGATCAGGATCAAGATGGATCCCACATAAAAGgtttgattattaatttcatacatcACAACTGGCCCGAGT containing:
- the LOC115453418 gene encoding transmembrane protein 223, giving the protein MSLFAYASTVIKRAATFRFPSKCKQCVNNIKTSNYSSVSTRTIHDVNTNVVKDVILFKYENPKFYTYMNIFAIVQYVFWTYLGIFAFSSLRDAPVDKSKITDDTPWFRRINLGENKYRNTLGTVAVTVGTGSLLVIWMYTLRSVRFLVLNKGGKHITLVTYTPFGTNRMMKVPLTDVCCKEGRTAARVQLPLKVKNRMMHYMLDMRGEFKNPLLFDCTAGLFRKW